The stretch of DNA GGGCTTCGTGGAATCTGCGGCGAGGGAAGAACCGCAGAGAACGCAAAAACTCAGCAGGAACAACGTGAGACGGGATGTGGCCGATGTAAGGTGATGAGCGGGTGACATGTAATGCCTTTCGCGGAGTTACGCTGGCAATTTCCTGGTTTCGGCCCATTCACAGTCACAGTGAGCGGACTCGATACCGAAATCGATGCAATGACTGGAAGCCCAGATTCTACTGGCTCCACTCGGAAGATTTCATCGCCAGTTCCCGGTGGCGTTCGAAAACAGGGCAAGGCTACCTGACTTTTCGCGCAGCGAGCAGGATCCGGACGAGAGCGACACTTCTTGTCTGTGGTCTGATCTGTTTATCCTACCCGGGTAGATGGCAAAACATACCCGAAGCCCTGCGACGTCATAGGCACCACACTCAGCAGCGACGTGCCCGCTCTATCGAATGTACATCCTGGCTCGGCGTTGGGGGCCACAAATCAATGAAGCTGGACTTCACGCCAGATGAGGAGTGCAACGACTGCCCATCCCACCGCCACACCGCAGGCCACACCTTGCGTCAAGCCCTGACCGATACCCACGGCCCTGGGTCGAAACAGGGCTCGTTGCTACCGCGAAATACACTCCGATAGTGTCCTGGTAAACAGGTCCCAATCGCCCAGCCGATACCCGCCCGACTCCTGCGAACAACACGGTACCGGCCGAGACTGTGACGCCAGAAACAATAGCAGTTCGAATCACCGGAAACCCTCCGCCTAACGACCACGATTATCAGCCTAACAATAGTTTTTCATGGTCAAAAGGCCCGGATTCCACGACATGGGTGCATCGCTTGGGTGATACGGTTGCTCCAAGTTTATTGGAAGAGTTGGCAGACAAGGCTGCGTGTTCCATCGGGACGGACGAGCCAGAATCCTTTGTAGTCTGCGTTCACTTTTGGAGGCGTGGTGGTTGGTTCATTGCAGTAAAGCTGCCAGTACACTGCATACGGGCAACCAAACCGCCGAGCCTCAGCGAGCAAGGCAGAGGTTCGATCATAAGCTTGCTGTGGTGTGCACTCTGATTCGGGCATGCCGAACTCGCCCACATAGACACCATGTTCGCCGAATGGTTCTGTCGAACGTTTGTGCTTCGCGATGAATGCCAATGCCTCGGCGAAGTGCGCCGGAGAATTTTTCGTGTCCCACGCTGAATACGACACCAAATCCACAGGCACATGCGGCAAGACGTCGGTCGTGACGCTTGGTGCACCCTCTAATTGCGCCTGCCTGACGAGGTTTACCTCGCATGCATGGTAGACCCGTGCGTCTCCGGACGCGAACTCGGCCCGAGCGAGCGCGATGCCCCGCTGCCGCGCCGCTAGCCAGCGAATCATCGCAGCAGTCGCCGCAGGCGATGGTTTGATTGAAGGGTCAAAGCTGCCGCGTAGCGCCCAATCGCCCTCCCAGTTTTGAATGATGAATGTCTTTCCTGTTTTTGCATGAGTACGAAGCAAATGGCGGGTCAAGGTGGCGAAGCATTTCTCCTCCGCCAGCTCATCCTCGGACGAGAAGCTTTCTCGCCAGTAACCTGCGGCGCGGCCCGGGCGAAACGCTGTTAAGATAAAAGTATCGAAATCTCTAGCGAACAGGTCGCGGTAGTAAGGAGTGTCGGCTAGCGATTCCAGCGTCGCCACGCTTGGCCACTGCGAGTGAAAAGGATAAAGCTTTGGCGATGGGTTATCGGTATCTAGACTCAGACTCACCTTGATGCACCGTGCGCCGATGGCGTGTGCTGTCGCTGCTCCTTCGTTGAGATAGTCGGTCTCGGAAAAAGAATACAACCCACCAATATGCGCCACGCCCAGTTGAGTCCGCGAGGCGGGTCGTGATGCTTGAGCGAAGGCGAACATCGGCACGCTGAAGAGTAATCCGATACAAAGTCTTCTTCGTATTGTGATGGTCATCTCCGTATTCCGAAATAGTGCTGTCAATACAGTACGAGCCTAAAGCTATGAATCACCTGCCCCGAATCAGCACTCGTTCCAACTCATAATACACAGCGGGTCCGACCTAGGTACAACGCGTGGTTCGTCAGGATTCTTCCGGAGTCAGTTCCGTTGTCGCTTCATTAAGACTTGGCCAATCCGGGTGATCTCCATGCCTTTCCAATAAACATTGAATGTTCCATAAGCATTGTTGTTCCGCCGAGTTCTGTATCGTCAATGTATTCGATTCTGAGAATCGACGCAAAATTGCATCGAGCAAGACTGCCTCGGCCGGTGTCATGTCAATCGTCACGACATCAGGCTCTTGCTCAATCGATGAGTTCGTGGATGATCGCAAGAGGAATGCCCAACCTCGAACCATTTCACATGCGGCTTCAGTGTCACCGTGTATTGAAAGCATGTTCGTCTCCAAGCGAGCGACACATCGCCGTATCTCCTCTAAAAAACAATCCCCGTAATGCCGAACGACGAAATGTTCCCATTCAATTGCATCAGTTTTTTTCTCGGCGTATCGATCAAGTCAGTCGGCGAATGCCTATCGGGTGATGATCGCGAAAGAGACATAGTCTGTCACAAGGATTTGCCTTCCTGACGAACGACCGAGATTAGCGACCGCAGCGCCAAAGAGCTTTCAGGTTTGAAAATGTAAAATCTCACGCCGGGCAGATGCAGTCCGTGATTAAGGGGCATGATCAACACACCCAGCGGTCCATGCAACGTTAAAAGCCTCCCATGATGGATATCCAATCGTATACGGAAACTCTGGTCCCTCCTCAACTCTCCAGGTTAGATGCACGAAAGCCACAGGCATATCGGGACGATCCGTCGCAAAAATGAATGCATCTGGATGCTCAAGACTTCGCGCCACAGCCTGGCAATTGACTCGATAGAGCGGGTGTGACGGACAAACCTCATGCTGCAACTCAGCTTCGAAAGTGAACTTCTTGGGATCTGGCTCGTAGGGTTGCGAACCGAGAACCTCTTGGGAAGATTCCGACGAGTTGATTAAGCGCCATGGTTTGGGCCAATTAAATTTTTCTGGGGGAGCAGGAGAGGACATGGGTGTTTCGTGCTATGCTTAGGGTTCAGAGTAGGTATGTCGGGTTGGTATCTGAATACATCCCAAGAAACCTGAGAGCATGTTTGGTCGGAACCTATAGCGTAATACGAAAATCGGTATAACAGTCAGTGAATTGTAACCAGAAAAGGAAGAGGTGCGAATAGCACGCAAAACCTGTAGTTCTGCTATCGGAGGGCAAGAAGCGCTAAGAATTGGTGCATTCCGTCGGAACTTCAGGTCACCATACACAAAGCTGATCAAGATAAGGTAGAAGACCCTCACCTGCGCTTTCCCACGCAGACGTGGGTGAGGGTCTAATTGCTGACTGGGGGCATGCGTTTCCAGCTCAGTTTGAGTGATCGCCACCAGCCGTAAATGCTCGACATCCCCTCACCGCCATCAATGAGTGTCTCAAAGAGATCAGGATTTCGCTGCATGGCGGCTACCTGAAGTTCATCCTGAGCTGTCGTCAACAGCTGCGACAATTCTAGCTGGCAGGTAGAACGGTCTCTCGAGAGGCTTGCAATTTCGCGAGTGGTTCCCAGGTGCACCAGCACTTCAGGAAGTCGCTCATCCCAGAAGACATACTCAATGGCAATTGGCTGCACGACGCCGCTGGTCAATCGTGAGAGCACTTGTGGCAAGCCCGCCATCAGCTCGGCAGGCCGCTCGCGGGCATCGGCAAAGCGGCCTTGCGGAGTCATCCATAAAGCGTTGGCCGGGCTGCTGGTAATCGCCTGTGCCATTTTGAGGAACTGGACAGCTCCCCGCGGCGTACCACGATCCACGCCAAAGAACCCGATTTTCTCGAAGAACTTGTAGCTTTCGAGAGCTTCCCGATCCATGGCTCCGTAATGATTTCGATTGGGCCAGAACTCTTTGGCAATCAACAGACCCACCAGAGGATCCCACCACGAAGCATGATTCATATAGGAGACGAGAGGGACATCCGGTCCTGCCCGCTGGGCATCTGATTTCAGCAGCCGCATCGCGCGAAAGTGCCGGGCGAGGTATTTTCGCGAATACCAGGCAAACCAGTCGAACCACTGCCTGTTGATTCGTGGAAGTTGTTCGGGGGATGTCTGATTCGGGCCCGTCACCTGTCAGTTCTCACGTTAAGGCTGAAAGATGCACATTCAATGGCAGTGAAGCGAACTTGTCTTTCTGATCATGAAGTCGGCTATCGCCCTGCCGAAACCAAGTCCCGGCGGACAGGTTCTACGACATGATCCTGATCGAGCGAATCAGCCGCAATCCAACCCGACATCATGACCATGGGCATGCCGGGGCCGGGATGGACACTGCCACCCGCCATGTACAGGCCCTTGACGGCGGCATATCGATTAGCCGGCTTAAACGCTCCCATGTATTTCCCATGACTGGCCAGTCCGTAGATCGCCCCTTTCAAAACACGATACCGGTCTTGAATGCTCTGTGGAGTCAGGGCGGATTCATAGACAATGCGGTCTTCAATATCAGTGAGTCCGGCTGAGCGTTTGAGCTTATCGAGAATCACCTGTCGATACTCAGGGAGCATTTTGTTCCAATCCTGCCCGGATCTCAGATAAGGAGTGTGGACCAGTATGTAAAGAGCCTCTCCACCGGCTGGAGCGACGGCGGGCTCAGTGACAGCAGGTGCGCAGATGTAACATGTCGGATCTGGCGCAGGAACTCCCAGGTTATAGATCGCATCGAACTCTTCGTGAGGATCTCGCGAGAAAACAAAATTGTGATGCAATAGCTGAGGATATCGCTCTTTCAGACCCAGATAGAGCACCACACCTGAGCAGGCCGGTTCGTACTTGCGTTCACTCAAAAATCTGGTGCGATCGGTGGGCTCCAGCAGTTCCTCATGCATGCGCACGCAATCGGCATTTGAAACGACGGCGTCACAGGCAAATGTACGACCAGCGCGAGTTGTAACCCCCGTGACTTTGCCGGCTGATTTCTGGATCTTTTCAATCGGTTCCCCTTCGTAGAACACCACACCCAGATCGGTGGCCAGCTTCCTGAGAGCAACCGGGACAGCCCGAGTTCCGCCCATCGGATACCAGATCCCTTCCTGCGTCTGCATGTGGGCGATGCCGCACAAGACTGCTGGTGAAGCATCGGGGGATGAACCCACATACTGCGTGAAATGATCCACCAGTTGCGAAACGCGGGCATCAGGAATGAACGATCTCACGGTTCCTGCGACCGAACTCCCCATGCGGAGTGTGAGCATGTCCTTCAGCCCCCGGAAGTCCATCAACTCACCAGCGCGGAACATATCTTTGATCGAGCCAACCGACCGCCAGAAAAAGACACGATTGCTGAGATCGTGCAGTTGAGCCGAGTATTGCAGAAACTTGCGATAGCCATGTCCTGCAGCTGGATTCTCCGAAAAGTCGTTGATC from Planctopirus ephydatiae encodes:
- a CDS encoding lysophospholipid acyltransferase family protein → MTGPNQTSPEQLPRINRQWFDWFAWYSRKYLARHFRAMRLLKSDAQRAGPDVPLVSYMNHASWWDPLVGLLIAKEFWPNRNHYGAMDREALESYKFFEKIGFFGVDRGTPRGAVQFLKMAQAITSSPANALWMTPQGRFADARERPAELMAGLPQVLSRLTSGVVQPIAIEYVFWDERLPEVLVHLGTTREIASLSRDRSTCQLELSQLLTTAQDELQVAAMQRNPDLFETLIDGGEGMSSIYGWWRSLKLSWKRMPPVSN
- a CDS encoding phytoene desaturase family protein, encoding MINQTTQQVAVVGAGLGGLAAACTLAARGYQVAVFEQNEWSGGKAAVLNEAGFRFDMGPTILTLPSVLKRIFAEAGRPLEDYLEMVPLDPQWRCIFDDGDILDLVANVDEMYRRINDFSENPAAGHGYRKFLQYSAQLHDLSNRVFFWRSVGSIKDMFRAGELMDFRGLKDMLTLRMGSSVAGTVRSFIPDARVSQLVDHFTQYVGSSPDASPAVLCGIAHMQTQEGIWYPMGGTRAVPVALRKLATDLGVVFYEGEPIEKIQKSAGKVTGVTTRAGRTFACDAVVSNADCVRMHEELLEPTDRTRFLSERKYEPACSGVVLYLGLKERYPQLLHHNFVFSRDPHEEFDAIYNLGVPAPDPTCYICAPAVTEPAVAPAGGEALYILVHTPYLRSGQDWNKMLPEYRQVILDKLKRSAGLTDIEDRIVYESALTPQSIQDRYRVLKGAIYGLASHGKYMGAFKPANRYAAVKGLYMAGGSVHPGPGMPMVMMSGWIAADSLDQDHVVEPVRRDLVSAGR